A genomic region of Petrotoga mexicana DSM 14811 contains the following coding sequences:
- a CDS encoding 3'-5' exoribonuclease YhaM family protein gives MNEDYSLGDIIKDNPFQPKTNGENITLISDLKPTEEAEIEGKVVSKKLQKTKNDKTFLLFTLADKSQSIRAIDWYNAEANNNKIHIGDVIKVKGKIVYFENRLQINISNETNSVQKINITNINPEKYLHFSNNDLSKLKAKLEHYIETVEDEGIKSLLKQIFLINSKLRESFLFSPAAIEVHHAYPGGLLEHTVMVTELSLRLYDLYNEDNEICINKDIIIAGSLLHDIGKIEEYAIKPSGIEKTEQGELIGHIHLGTKIVYEESKKVTPKIKDSDLNHLIHIILSHHGEIEYGSPVVPKTIESFIIGLSDNMDSKIAQVKDNIRNTLQINKNQSWSEYDKRLARKIKIEKY, from the coding sequence TTGAATGAAGATTATTCTTTGGGAGATATAATAAAAGATAATCCGTTTCAACCAAAGACAAATGGGGAAAATATTACATTAATATCAGATTTAAAACCAACTGAAGAAGCAGAAATTGAAGGAAAAGTTGTGAGCAAAAAGCTTCAAAAAACAAAAAATGACAAAACATTTTTGTTGTTTACGCTTGCGGATAAAAGTCAGTCTATTAGAGCTATAGATTGGTATAACGCTGAAGCAAACAACAATAAGATTCATATTGGAGATGTTATAAAAGTAAAAGGCAAAATAGTTTATTTTGAAAATAGACTTCAAATTAATATTAGTAACGAGACCAATTCAGTGCAAAAGATTAACATAACGAATATCAACCCTGAAAAGTACTTGCATTTTTCCAATAATGATCTATCAAAATTAAAAGCAAAACTCGAACATTACATAGAAACCGTTGAAGATGAAGGTATCAAATCTTTGCTAAAACAGATCTTTTTGATTAATTCAAAATTAAGAGAATCCTTTCTTTTTTCACCAGCAGCGATAGAAGTACATCATGCCTATCCTGGAGGTTTATTGGAACATACTGTAATGGTTACCGAACTATCTTTAAGATTATACGATCTTTACAACGAAGATAATGAAATATGTATCAATAAAGATATTATAATAGCTGGATCACTTTTGCACGATATAGGAAAAATAGAAGAATACGCTATAAAACCCAGTGGAATAGAAAAAACGGAGCAAGGTGAATTAATTGGACACATACATCTTGGAACAAAAATAGTATACGAGGAGTCAAAAAAAGTAACTCCAAAAATAAAGGACTCAGATCTTAATCATTTAATACACATCATACTTTCCCATCATGGAGAAATCGAATATGGAAGTCCTGTAGTTCCTAAAACTATCGAATCATTTATTATTGGGTTAAGTGATAACATGGACTCCAAAATTGCTCAAGTTAAAGATAATATTAGAAATACTTTACAAATAAACAAAAATCAAAGTTGGAGTGAATACGATAAAAGGCTGGCGCGCAAGATAAAAATAGAAAAATACTAG
- the alr gene encoding alanine racemase translates to MKGRETVAYINIDKYLENLNYIQNQTKTSIIPVLKANAYGHGMLPLARQLFNENYTMLAVAYLEEALEILKEGILLPILIFNYFSPNDFEELLEFSQFLRPTITSYTFLEKVCDILGKDVGKFKFHINVDTGINRIGIKEENLPQLIKLIKDKNVQIEGVYSHFASADEKDEFTKVQFEKYMNLLDYIISSGIDVEKKHISNSAAALFFPEYSLDYVRPGIATYGLQPSTTYKIDQLKPILELKTIIASIHTLQPHDTIGYGRTYEVQKKMKTAIVPIGYGDGYFRALSNKGEVLINGKRCKILGRVSMDQIVVDVTDNNVSIGDEVVIIGKQKYDEISAEEVAKNTSTINYEVISRITQRVRRFYIKGGKYFE, encoded by the coding sequence TTGAAGGGTAGAGAAACGGTCGCATATATAAATATTGATAAATACTTAGAAAATTTGAATTATATACAAAACCAAACAAAAACTAGTATTATACCGGTTTTAAAGGCGAACGCTTATGGACATGGCATGCTTCCTTTAGCAAGGCAATTATTTAATGAAAATTATACTATGCTGGCTGTTGCTTATTTGGAAGAAGCTTTAGAAATCTTAAAGGAGGGAATCCTCCTCCCTATTTTAATTTTTAATTACTTCAGTCCAAATGATTTTGAAGAGTTATTGGAATTCTCCCAGTTTTTGAGACCTACAATTACTTCATATACATTTTTAGAAAAAGTATGTGATATACTAGGAAAAGATGTTGGCAAATTTAAGTTTCATATCAACGTGGATACTGGAATCAACAGAATTGGCATAAAAGAGGAAAATTTACCACAATTAATAAAATTGATCAAAGATAAAAATGTTCAAATAGAAGGTGTTTATTCTCATTTTGCCAGTGCAGATGAAAAAGATGAATTCACCAAAGTTCAATTTGAAAAATATATGAATTTATTGGATTATATAATCAGTTCAGGGATAGATGTTGAAAAAAAACATATCTCTAACAGTGCTGCTGCTCTTTTTTTCCCTGAATACTCTTTAGATTATGTGAGACCAGGAATTGCCACTTATGGCTTACAACCATCCACAACTTATAAAATTGATCAATTAAAACCAATTTTAGAATTAAAGACCATCATCGCGAGCATTCATACCCTCCAACCACACGATACTATTGGTTATGGTCGAACTTATGAAGTACAAAAAAAGATGAAAACTGCCATTGTTCCTATAGGATATGGAGACGGGTATTTTAGAGCCCTTTCTAACAAAGGAGAAGTTTTAATTAACGGAAAGCGATGTAAAATATTAGGTAGAGTATCTATGGATCAGATCGTGGTGGATGTTACTGATAATAATGTATCAATCGGCGATGAAGTTGTTATCATTGGAAAGCAAAAGTACGATGAAATAAGCGCAGAAGAAGTAGCTAAAAACACTTCTACTATAAACTATGAAGTAATCTCAAGAATAACTCAAAGGGTTCGGCGGTTTTACATTAAGGGAGGAAAATATTTTGAATGA
- a CDS encoding 5-formyltetrahydrofolate cyclo-ligase — protein MTKKEIREMILKKRLDLDQEKYEEYSQKIVEKLRSQIKKMDFGSIALYYPINKEVDVLPLIGELLKTQKKVYLPKVLGKQMKMGRVKSLDRLVKSKFNIPEPIDEEFSSKIDLYVIPAIAYDFKGYRIGYGGGYYDRYFLQNPKTYLIGVIFNFQLIDSVPTHPNDLQVDLIITEKNEIEMK, from the coding sequence ATGACGAAAAAAGAAATTAGAGAAATGATTTTAAAAAAAAGGTTGGATCTAGATCAAGAAAAATATGAAGAATATTCACAAAAAATAGTAGAAAAATTGAGAAGTCAAATCAAAAAAATGGATTTTGGTTCTATTGCTCTCTATTATCCCATAAATAAAGAAGTAGACGTATTACCTTTAATAGGGGAATTGTTAAAAACTCAAAAAAAAGTATATTTACCAAAGGTCTTAGGCAAACAAATGAAGATGGGGAGAGTAAAAAGTCTCGATCGCTTGGTTAAAAGTAAATTTAATATTCCGGAACCCATAGATGAAGAATTTTCTTCAAAAATTGATCTTTACGTAATCCCTGCAATTGCCTACGATTTTAAAGGATATAGAATTGGATATGGTGGAGGTTATTACGATAGATACTTCCTTCAAAACCCTAAAACTTACTTAATAGGAGTGATATTCAACTTTCAATTAATAGATTCCGTTCCTACTCATCCGAACGATTTACAAGTTGATTTAATTATCACTGAAAAAAACGAAATAGAAATGAAGTGA
- a CDS encoding nitrilase-related carbon-nitrogen hydrolase, with translation MFKVSVVQFKPELFEIKKNVDKVMKIIEGVDSDFIVFPELAFSGYAFSSKKEVEETYESPLEENGYAFNIFKEFSKDTGISVVYGFNEKYEDKYYNSSILINSDGTFKIYRKTHLFFREKLFFTPGDTGFWVENVNGINVGVAICFDWYFPESFRTLALLGADLILHPANLVLPYCQEANKIRSLENKIYIATSNIWGTQNNGEIQYSFTGKSQVSSPDGEVLFRLPEQGDYIHTVEIDEKRSQNKSINEYNDLFKDRKPKYYFHS, from the coding sequence ATGTTTAAAGTCAGCGTAGTTCAATTCAAACCAGAACTATTTGAGATCAAGAAAAATGTAGACAAGGTAATGAAGATCATCGAAGGGGTAGATAGCGATTTTATAGTATTTCCAGAATTAGCTTTTTCCGGTTACGCTTTTTCTTCCAAAAAAGAAGTAGAAGAAACTTATGAATCACCTTTAGAGGAAAATGGATACGCCTTTAATATCTTCAAGGAATTTTCTAAAGATACTGGTATAAGTGTAGTATATGGTTTTAACGAGAAATATGAAGATAAGTATTATAATTCATCAATTTTGATCAATAGTGATGGGACATTTAAAATATACAGAAAGACTCACTTGTTTTTCAGAGAGAAATTATTTTTTACCCCTGGGGACACTGGTTTTTGGGTGGAAAATGTTAACGGGATAAATGTGGGAGTTGCCATTTGTTTTGATTGGTACTTTCCAGAATCCTTTAGAACATTGGCTTTATTAGGTGCAGATTTAATCTTGCATCCAGCAAATTTAGTCTTACCATATTGTCAAGAAGCCAACAAAATTAGATCTTTAGAAAACAAGATTTATATTGCCACATCGAATATTTGGGGAACCCAGAACAATGGTGAAATACAGTATTCTTTCACGGGAAAAAGTCAAGTCTCATCACCTGATGGGGAGGTGCTTTTTAGATTACCGGAGCAAGGAGATTACATTCATACAGTAGAAATTGATGAAAAAAGATCTCAAAATAAAAGTATCAATGAATACAACGATCTCTTCAAGGATCGAAAACCAAAATATTATTTTCACTCTTAG